A single genomic interval of Carassius carassius chromosome 24, fCarCar2.1, whole genome shotgun sequence harbors:
- the LOC132103275 gene encoding putative butyrophilin subfamily 2 member A3, producing the protein MHYFSEFIACLIILAVTEGVRHEIRFFLGEDAVLSCAAKTKPDVQYRSVTWYKVSEEPSQQLSGLVRKRLTENSGDVKKYKGVQRDVRLFESSMSLLLSNVTAEDSGIYKCFLTAPLGHQNQEGVIVLKVDEHATAEKMEFNKSDSLYVVLAVTVLIMALLMFCISYVCLRNVFQSNKKLSALQHQGKNVINTNHLICKTMPEVYV; encoded by the exons ATGCATTACTTCTCGGAATTCATCGCCTGTCTCATAATTTTAG CTGTGACGGAGGGAGTCCGGCACGAGATTCGCTTCTTCCTTGGTGAGGACGCAGTCTTGAGCTGTGCGGCGAAAACAAAGCCCGACGTCCAGTACCGTTCAGTAACATGGTACAAG GTTTCTGAAGAGCCTTCCCAGCAGTTAAGTGGACTTGTGAGAAAGAGACTAACTGAAAACAGTGGCGATGTGAAAAAATATAAAGGTGTCCAACGAGATGTCAGGCTATTTGAGAGCTCAATGAGTCTTCTCCTGTCTAATGTAACTGCAGAGGACAGCGGGATATACAAATGCTTTCTGACTGCTCCCCTTGGCCATCAGAACCAAGAAGGTGTAATTGTTCTGAAGGTCGATG AGCATGCTACAGCTGAGAAAATGGAATTTAATAAAAGTGATTCACTATATGTAGTGCTGGCTGTCACAGTACTCATTATGGCACTCCTGATGTTTTGCATAAGCTAT GTTTGTTTAAGGAATGTATTCCAAAGCAACAAGAAGCTCTCTGCACTGCAACATCAAGGCAAGAATGTAATCAACACCAATCATTTGATTTGCAAGACCATGCCTGAAGTTTATGTGTGA